From Amycolatopsis sp. YIM 10, the proteins below share one genomic window:
- a CDS encoding antibiotic biosynthesis monooxygenase, translating to MTDGVTFINVFEISADRVDEFVDHWRERAELLQDAPGFRDVRLHRALLPDSRFQLVNVAHWDSEQDWLAATQNHGRFQSSVAEAAQVATPNPALYEVVVAFP from the coding sequence ATGACTGACGGCGTCACCTTCATCAACGTTTTCGAGATCTCCGCGGACCGCGTGGACGAGTTCGTCGACCACTGGCGGGAACGGGCCGAGCTGCTCCAGGACGCGCCCGGCTTCAGAGACGTCCGCCTGCACCGGGCATTGCTGCCGGACTCACGGTTTCAGCTCGTCAACGTAGCGCACTGGGACAGCGAGCAGGACTGGCTGGCCGCGACACAGAACCACGGCCGGTTCCAGTCGTCGGTCGCCGAGGCCGCGCAGGTCGCCACCCCCAACCCGGCCCTCTACGAGGTCGTGGTCGCGTTTCCCTGA
- a CDS encoding TetR/AcrR family transcriptional regulator has product MTSSAATGKRPYAPRMAPAERREQLLDAALEIINTDGVAAVSVDGVAKACGVTRPVVYGQFTDADHILRDLLHREGERALAQITEVLPADLADADPIDTFTQVAQGFFAAVTASPQRWRSILLPVDGVPPAVRKYKRRTEAAVRARIAEITRWFLRDQPDAETVDVDLLAHLLLTAMQEGGRLVLDDPGTYPPERLTAMARFMVETFFSHEH; this is encoded by the coding sequence ATGACGTCTTCCGCGGCAACCGGCAAACGCCCCTACGCCCCGCGCATGGCCCCGGCCGAGCGGCGCGAGCAGCTGCTCGACGCCGCACTGGAGATCATCAACACCGACGGCGTGGCCGCCGTGTCGGTCGACGGCGTCGCCAAGGCGTGCGGGGTGACCCGCCCCGTCGTCTACGGGCAGTTCACCGACGCCGACCACATCCTGCGCGACCTGCTCCACCGCGAAGGCGAACGCGCACTCGCCCAGATCACCGAGGTACTACCCGCCGACCTCGCCGACGCGGACCCCATCGACACCTTCACCCAGGTCGCCCAAGGGTTTTTCGCCGCGGTCACCGCCAGCCCGCAGCGCTGGCGCTCCATCCTGCTGCCGGTCGACGGAGTGCCGCCCGCGGTGCGCAAGTACAAGCGGCGCACCGAAGCCGCCGTCCGCGCCCGCATCGCCGAGATCACCCGATGGTTCCTCCGCGACCAGCCCGACGCCGAAACCGTCGACGTCGACCTGCTTGCCCACCTGCTGCTCACCGCCATGCAAGAAGGCGGCAGGCTCGTCCTCGACGACCCCGGCACCTATCCCCCGGAGCGCCTCACCGCCATGGCCCGCTTCATGGTCGAAACCTTCTTCAGCCACGAGCATTGA